TCATCCCCGGCGCTTCTGGTTTATCCCGACAGGGTGCGAAGCAATATTCAGCGAATGATTGAGATTGCCGACGATCCCGCACGATTGCGTCCTCACATCAAAACGCACAAATCAGCCGAGATCGTTCGCATGCAGATGGAGGTGGGAATCCAAAAGTTCAAATGCGCAACCTTGGCCGAAGCGGAATTGCTGGCCCAAGAAAAAGCGGCCGACATCCTCCTGGCCATTCAACCCATTGGGCCGGATATCCGCCGTTATGCTGAAATGGCAAAGGCCTTTCCCCATTCACGGTTTTCCGTGGTTGTGGATAATGCCGGGGTCATCCATCAACTTAATACAGCCTGCGAGGCGCATTCGATTACAATTGGAGCTTACCTGGATTTGAATGTGGGGATGAATCGCACGGGAATTCAGCCAGGCATGGAAGCCATCGCCAGGTATCGGCTCCTGCATGAAATGCCTCGCTTGGATGTGCTCGGATTGCATGTCTATGACGGACATATTCACGACCGAGACATAGATGTTCGAACCGAACGGGTAGAAGATGCTTATGATTCGGCTGAGGACTTAGTCAGGCAACTGGTTACCATGGGTTATGCTCCACCTGTGGTCATTGCTGGAGGATCTCCCTCGTTTCCAATTCACGCGAGACGGCAAGGCGTTGAGTTGAGTCCAGGCACTACTTTACTTTGGGATGCAAAGAGTATAAGTACTCTGGACGACATGCCGTTTGAGCCCGCGGCCTTTCTTCTAACTCGAGTGGTGAGCAAGCCTGCGAAAGGGTTAGTGTGCTTTGACCTTGGTCACAAAGCGGTTGCAGCGGAAATGCCGCATCCCCGTGTTGACATTCAAGGTTTG
This portion of the Verrucomicrobiota bacterium genome encodes:
- a CDS encoding D-TA family PLP-dependent enzyme, yielding MILKTYPENFPDVSDVSSPALLVYPDRVRSNIQRMIEIADDPARLRPHIKTHKSAEIVRMQMEVGIQKFKCATLAEAELLAQEKAADILLAIQPIGPDIRRYAEMAKAFPHSRFSVVVDNAGVIHQLNTACEAHSITIGAYLDLNVGMNRTGIQPGMEAIARYRLLHEMPRLDVLGLHVYDGHIHDRDIDVRTERVEDAYDSAEDLVRQLVTMGYAPPVVIAGGSPSFPIHARRQGVELSPGTTLLWDAKSISTLDDMPFEPAAFLLTRVVSKPAKGLVCFDLGHKAVAAEMPHPRVDIQGLEDCEFVSQSEEHLVAKVDNWSDIQVGDAFLGIPKHICPTVALYDHVNVIENDRVTGQWKNAARHRL